The genomic region aattcccctttatttgtatagcgcttatacaatgtagattgtgtcaaagcagcttcacataaaaggtcatagtaaataggaacagtgtagttcagtttgtagtgtttaagttcagttcagtttagctcagttcagtgtggtttaataatcactactgagagtccaaacactgaagagcaaatccaacgatgcgcagctctacagatcgcgaaccatgcaagccagtggcgacagcggagagggaaaaaaacttcactaaatggcagaagtaaagaaaaaaaaccttgagagaaaccaggctcagttgggcacgaccattttaatttctccgctggccaaatgtcttgtgcagagctgcagtctcagtggcggaggctggaagctggcctcagtgaagactcgtctgtccctggagcgtcacaggaatcagtctcatgttctccactcttccatgaccatcacagtagctgctcaggattcggcctggtccaggatatggaaaccttgggatcatctcgtcgttggtcttggatcaaatcagtgactctgcatatcaacaagatgcataacctgtgtggaagccacctcagtggtgcactaagtgtatgctttactgaacagataggtctttaatctagttttgaattgggagagtgtgtctgagcctcggacgttatcaggaaggctattccagagtttaggagctataaatgagaaggctcgacctcctttacccgactttgctattctaggtactaccagaagccctgagttttgagaccttaaagagcgagttggattgtagcgagacaaaaggttggttagataaacaggagctagattatttaaagctttatatgtaagaagcaatattttaaattcaatacgaaacttcaAATCACATTGATTGTCAATGTATACATTCAaatccatatacttacatccagggatgggcagtatttctGATAcacatatttcaaatacaaaatagtattttgtcatttgtatttaataggtttgatgaaaatgggttaatatcttgtatcaaaatactttagtgtcttatatttttaaatactgtaaattacttcttaagaagtctacatgatgacatgcAACAATGCAGCCTCAGATcgatgctttctcagttatttggcTAGGCTTGAGATCTGAACAGAAAATTGATTAGGAAGTTGGTCAATGCTTGGAAGTTGaatggaaattatgcaacacacataaagaaaataacagacaaatggcaACGGAAGTCACcaatcattgaaaatagtataCTGCACAATGCTAAAACCAGAAATATATAATAGCAGTATAGTGTTTAATTTGGCATCAGCAaatttgcttaagaaatgagatggaataaaatttcagtccttaagaacaggatgtatagccttcagcacataatcattctcagtctcagtgctgcaggcgGAAATGCAGAGACACTTTAGAATAATAAACACCTAAAGATTGTGTACTGGTGTTCACAGGGCAAACTGAGacttccagttaaagaagaactaAAAATATCTTGGAAGATTGCGTAAActgcacaaataatagtagttttagaCATATTGCTGATGTAGAagccaagaaaataagacaaacaacattaaaataggtcctacagtggcgattccTTCAATACATCATTGGTTGTCTAAGATGCCAGTAGCTTATCTGCAGGTGCTCTGTGTTGTTAATGAAGAGGAAAAATGTCTGTCTAAAGATGTCAGTGGCACAATACAGTATATGAGAGACAAACTCCAGTCTATACTGACTGGTCAAAAACTCCAGACTCTTTTCTCCTGAATTTTCTCCTGAATGTGTCCAGCTCTCCTCTCTCCTCGATGGTATTTGGGACCAATGCTCTCTTCACGAAGCCAGCTCAATCTCTGGCTCCAATGCTGGTGGTATCCGTCCTCAACCAGTACGGATATGCAGAGATGGAGGATGCGGGGAAGAATGTAGATTCAGCGTGAGTTTACTAGTTAATTATTACTATTCTGATAGTCAAATAATTGCAGAACAGAgagtttttgtatgttttgttcatccttgaataaaacaaaagtatgtatatatatatatatatatatatatatatatatatatatatatatatatatatatatatatatatatatgtatatgtatatgtatatgtgtgtgtgtgtgtgtgtgtgtgtgtataaatatgtgtgtgtatgtatatgtatatgtgtatatgtgtttgtgtatgtgtgtgtgtgtgtgtgtgtgtgtgtgtgtgtgtgtgtatatatatgtgtctatatatatatatatatatatatatatatatatatatatatatatatatatatatatatatatatatatatatatagatgtgtgtgtgtgtgtatatgtgtgtatatgtgtatatatatatatatatatatatatatatatatatatatatatatatgtatatatatatacatatatatatatatatatatatatatgtatatatatgtttgtgtacgtgtgtgtgtgtatatatatgtgtctatatatatatatatatatatatatatatatatatatatatatatatatatatatatatatatatatatagatgtgtgtgtgtgtatatatatatatatatatatatatatatatatatatatatgtatatatgtatatttatatgtatatatgtgtgtgtgtatgtatgtatgtgtgtgtatatatatatatatatatatatatatatatatatatatatatatatatatatatatatatatatatatatatgtatatatgtatatatatatatatatatatatatatgtatatatgtatgtgtgtgtatatgtgtatatatatgtgtaactTTCGggataaaaatgtagaaaatccCTGTGTAGCAGTACTGCATaataagtaatttttttcataattgtcctcagacaggaataaataaaaactttagtaAACGCTAGCAGCCTCTAGTGGTTGAAGAGCAGCTGCACACTGCATTATGGGAATCTGTGCATCTGTATGTttctgctttgtgtgtgtgattatattaaatggtgtgtgtgtgcgtgcgtgcgtgcgtgcgtgtgtgtgtgtgtttctcctgcaGTGCTCTGCGCAGCTGTATGTTTCTCCTGGTGTGTGTGGTGCCGCTGTGTGTGGCTCTGCTGCAGGTGTTGGTCTGGAGGCTCTTCTCCATACGGGACAGCCACACACTGGACGCCAAGTACACCGATGGATGATTGCAGATGTTTATTTCGTCTTTGTGTGAACTTCTGTAAATGTACATTTCGATTGTCAGAATGTACTGCCGTGAGAAAGGGAGTTTCTAGATGAAAAAATGATTCAGGGATTTCTCATTGATGATTTTTCTGGtggttttcttgttttatttattgttgaaaTGTATGCTCAGATTGCATCCAGAATGCAAGACATGAGATGTACTATCTGAAATGTAGGAAATATGATATATGAAAGGGAAATCTACAATGAAACAGTCATTTTTGGAAAAATAATCTGTTAATGTTTGATTAAGGACTGAAATGGGAAGGGAAGAGATGTTGTATCTCCTAATGGGGTTGAAGGATTATAAGTAACTTGCCTATTCCACACCACTCATCAATAAATCATGTAAAATAGCAGTTGAGTGTATATGATGTATGAAGGAAGAGAGTGAGATGGAGATAGTAAAGCCTTGCAGAATTACAGAGACCAAAAGTGTCAGTCGCCACAGATCAAATTGAACTTaccattttctttaaatataaaatgtcatgTTGTGGTTGAACAATCAATccgaatatacacacacatcaatATTAAGCTAGGAAAGCTAAATATTAGGTCTTTTGCTAATAAAATGAATTCGACAATGAATGGAGATTTGTGCCTTATACATTTGATTCGGTTTTGATTCTGTAATAGTTTGGTAAGTGGATAAATTGTTGCTGTTGCTTATGTTTTTTAAGGCAATAAACTTGGCCTACACTGTGTGGTGTGTCATAATTATGctgatatatatagatatatagatagaacaATGCATTGATACAATATAAAAActaatcaaaataaaaagaacACTGTAATATGGCGGCAACACAAATTTGGGTGAAATATGAGCCAATTCAGTGGTTTGGCTGAACATTATAgcccataatatttttattttcataaaattgTGACATTTTGGAGACTATTTTTGGCCGTTtggttgtatttttttaagtatatgaCTGAATAATCTGATGAAGTGATAAAAGAGGCCGCTGTAAACTCAAATATGTGTCAGTTAAGTAAACAAAAATGCTGAACCTGGCTTCTTGATATTTTTTGTTAGTAAAAATTATATGAGAATTAatgtgaatttaaataaacagccTCAGTTGCATGTTTAAACGTAACATtttagtaaaaatgtaaaacaaaaatgcaatttATAATGTAATAAGCTGATAACAGTATTCACTTATCTTGCCATatacacacactggccactttgCTAATTGCAAATtgctaatcagtcaatcacatgacagaaactcaacgcatttaggcatgtggacatggtcaagacgatctcctgcagttcaaactgagcatcagaatggggaagaaaggggttttaagtgactttaaacgtggcatggttgttgacgCCAAACGGGCtattctgagtatttcagaaactgctgatctactgagattttcacgcacaaccatttctagggtttacagagaatagtcagaaaaaagagaaaatatccagtgagcggcagttctgtgggcgcaaatgccttgttgatgacagaggtcagaggagaatggccaaactggttcgagctgatataaaggcaacagtaactcaaataagcactcgttacaactgaggtctgcagaagagcgtctctgaacacacaacacgtccaatcttaaggcagatgggctacagcagcagagtgTCTCAACACAAAGAGCAGAAATCTGTCCAAAACTGAATATGGGACaaccaaacaaaagaaaagaaaatggggGGAAATGTAGACCTGAAATGTAGAGCTACATCAATatcacaattaaaaaatacagtaaattaaataagtagtttgtttgtttaaagctcATGGAATTCTCCGTCAGTTCAGTTCACATTTCTGTTTTTCTCACTCGAGGTCGCGGTGAGGTCAGTTTTCCTTCAGGGAGTTTGATAATAAAGCGCTCggttggcttttattttgaattcgCTCTATTGTGCTGCGCGTTCCGGTCGCCATGTTTAGCCGAATTCACTCAGTTAAACAGAGGAACTGCCTTGTCCTGCTTTCGCCAGTACTTTTACTCTTTTATAAGATTTTAGACcggattcattttaaaaaatagccGTGCCTTTGGGAAGATGTTGGGGCAGTGAAGGGACGCGTTATTCCTCTGGTAAGTGTCTGCAAGACCACTGACACTTGGTGACTGGTTTACTGGTTAGCGTTATTAGCCTCGATCAGGCGGCCGATCAGTTATTAATATCAGTCAATACATCGATCCAAACCTGAGGCAGAACAACTCCTAAAACCACTGTAAACAACACTGTTTTACTGAGCCTCATACAGTTACTCGTATCAGTAACGCTAACGCTACTTTTTTATTCGGTATTTTTGTGAGTCAGTCTTGAAGATGTTTCATATCTGTTTGAGATCAACTTTAAGAGAGTCCGAAAAGGTTGTTCTTTGTTTATTAACACtctattttaaatgtgctttttttgGGTTAAGTGTTGAATATTGGTCAGTAATACCTAGAGAATATTTCAGTTTGAGagaaaatctgtttttattttcactttgtcgaCACAATGATGTCTCTTGTGTGATTTATTGTTCAGTAAATCATAGTTACATTAAACTTAAAATATACGGTCTTTCTTTCTCTGtccaatttgtttattaatttagacCCTTAATAAAGGCAAGATTAAGATATATTGAAATAATATGTgtaatgaatatattattattgttatttttaattaaaatttaaatatatcagTAGGATCGCGAATATAGttaaataatttatatgtttgatttattatatgtcatttatataatcattatatagtttataattatatttaactatataatttatatatgtataaacaaTCTTTTTATTGCCATTCCTTCAATTTATTTACTCTTAATCAAGCCATAATTAATGTATTTTCTAAAAATAAGTATGgataatgaatattattattattattattattaccttagATGTCAGTAGAAtccaaatttaattaaaattaatgtatttttttattactataatttatttaaacCTCTAATAAAGCCATAATCAGCTTAAAATATACAGTCGTTAcctatttagatttttaatcaagatatatatatatatatatttaaattctcATTATATAGTTtagaattatataatttatatatgtataaataatatttttattgttattactgtaatttatttactctCTTAATCAATCCATAATTGcagaattttcaaaaaaaaataagtatgaataatatattattattatttttaaaaagtcagtagAGTTAAAATTTAATTCtaattaatgtgtttttattactATAATCTATTTAAACTCCTAAGTGAGCCATAATTAAGATATATTCTTTGAAAAAGTATGAAtaactaatatattattattattgttattattaattattattttaaaatattgatagAGACTCAGTTTGattataatttatgtttttattaccattactgcaatatatatatatatatatatatatatatatatatatatatatatatatatatatatatatatatatatagtaaatagcgatatgaatacaatttataTAGAAGAAAAACAAATTATGCGAAGTCTCAACAATTAATTGCAGCAGGAAAATTTGTTAATGACATAACCCTAATGCCATTTCATCTGCAATGTACAGGGTttccactcattcattcattcattcattttcttttcggcttagtcccttccgGGGTCAAATGATTGCagaacaggggtcgccacagcagaatgaaccaccagggTTTCCTCTCTAtatgtcaaattccctgactttcactgactaaaatgCTAAATTTCCATGAGCTATATTGAATAGAAAAAAGTCTGCTGTAGTTaagcagtccctccagaatttTATGATTCTGCAAAGGctacattttagcatttttttatttaatttggggCAACATTTAGAAGAGTTTGCCAATTTTCTTATTAAGGAAGATTTCCTGCATATTTTGGACACGctttaaaaatgtctgtaaaCTAACAAAAAATCAGTTTGCATTGCAATGACAAACAGTCATTTTAGGCTGCAAAATAGCCACAGACCATAATTTAACAACTACAGCCTGGTGACTGCACTTGATTGCCGGGTGACAAGGGGGAAGGAGGAAGAAAATGGCAGTGAAAAATAGCCTAACTATTACAACAGGCAAACCACGAGAAGCAACACGATACAGGAGGTcgacagaaaaaaatacattcttATAAATAGAAAGTAAGACAAGACAAGGCAAGACAAAGTTCATCTCTATAACACATTTCATACAcgatggtaattcaaagtgctttacacaaacaagaataaaagaaacaagtataactAGAGAGTTTGACTTGGAGAGTCCAAATTTACCTTGATCGAAGATCAGACTGTCCTTTGTCCTATCAGTGTGTCAAGGTTTGTGCAAATGCCATTCCACGATTCATAGGACTGCCATAGACTCCAAAAGAGTAATAATAAGAAAATTTACTGATATTTCATGTCttagacaaaaacaaatataaaaatcccTGATATTCAATGCCtggaatagaccttttaaaataTCCATGATATTTCAGAAAGTTCCATGACCGTGGGAACCTTGAGTATATATTTTTCACTTTTGTTTTCCAGTTATGGACCCTCATGACCAGGCTGATGTCATGCACCTTCAGGACCCTCGTTCCTCAGCTCTGGATCTGTCGGTGGGCTGCAGGCACACAAACCCTATGGAGGCTCTGGATCTGGTAAAGAAGCCAAGCTGGTGTGGCCTTACCTCAGGAAGCAGGAGCATCAACCTGTCTGAGTCCTGCTACATCAAACAGACTTCACCCCATCATCCAGAGCCAGGAGAAAAGTTTCATGGGACACCAGCCCATGACTCCTACTCCATCCCCTTACCCCTAATCAATGGCTTGCCCTCTGTGGCGCAGATACTGTCCCAGTGCTCATCCATAGACCAAGGGTTCACAGATTATcatgaggaggaggaagaggaggaagaggaggaggaggaggtgttgacGCAAACTAAACAGTGTCACAAGAACGCAGAGTCTGTGCTGGAAAATAGCATACTAGGAGGTAGGATAGCACACGTTGTATTAGAGAAACATCCACAAGACATTGGGAGTGACACAGTTTTTACTAAGGGCTCGTCATTTTTACCTCAGGACTCCAGCGCTGCTGCGAACACACTCCACTCCACCAGCTCATCAACAGAGCAGACTGCCATCGAAACACTCGCATCCGAATGTACAAAAACATCTACCGAGAGCACCTCAATTGATTCCGACAGTGACGTCATTGAGGTTCCAGTAAGCAACTCTAGATGCACAACTCGCCCAAACTTGCGTCCCCGACCAACAAGTGTTATAGTCAGTGATACCAGCGGCCGGACGCTCCGAAGTTCTCGCTTAAAGCAGCAGGTTGATGCTGATCATCAAACGAACTGCTCTCCCAAAAATGTGAACAGTGTCTACACTATGGATGAAGCTGTTTTTGAAACTGCCGACCGAAGGGTTGGCTCCGAATCCAAATCGCTGCTGTCTTGGATGGAGTCAGTGTTGATCCCCATTTCCCCGGAAGACAGCGAACAAGACACCAATTCTTCTTTCCCCAAAAACTTTCCATCTACCTCCGATGCAGAAAACTCAAGCGTCTTGAGGTCTCCAGAGACTCGGAGATCATCATCTTCAACGCCAAGCCATCAAGTAAATACTCCACCTTCGAAAAGCAGGAAACGGGCAAAACCAAGGCCCAAACCGAGACCCAAACCAAGACCTAAACCCAAGAAACAGCCAAAGAGAGCGACTCCAGGCGCCAAAACGACAAAGAAAAGACGACGCAGAAAACCTCAGCCATCCGGACCGTCGTCCATGTTTTCTCCTAAAGAGCCGGAGATCAAACTGAAATTTGCAAATCAGAAAAACGAGAAGAAAGAGGCTCGGATTGCTGCGCAATGCTTTGTGCCATACATTCGTATGGAGTTCTCGTCCTGCACAATCGTCAATTTTAGGGAGGAGGAGGTGGTCTCAAAGAAAGGCTCCCAGCCTGCAGACTCGGGGGTCATCCCAAAGACATCCTGTCTACAGCTGGGTCGCATTGGCTCTGACGCCAGGCTTCAGGAAATGCGTTTTTGCTGCCTGTGTGGAAGGACGGGGAATGTCGAGGGTCTTGGGGATTTACATGGACCGTACCATCGCAGTGGAGTTCAGCCCGTCTGTAAGGTTGACAGCAGCCCTCCTCTGGCCTCAAAACAAGAGCCCGACTGCAGCGACGTGGACTCGCTGTACAGTTTAGAGGACGGTGCATCTCAGGCCAAACGTCAGAGGAAGGAGAACGGCTCAGAGAGTCTGGAGGATTCTGGTGCGCCTGGGGAGCACTGGATACATGAGGACTGCAGCATCTGGACGGCAGGTGTCTTTTTGGTTAAAGGGAAACTCTACGGACTGGAGGAAGCAATCCGGCTCGCACACGGAACAGTGAGCCATCTTCTTCcttttcatatatacagttgaagtcagaattattagctgtcctgtatatatttttttcccaatttctgtttaacagaaagaagattctttcaacacatttctaaacatgatagttttaataactcatttctaataactgatttcttttatctttgccgtgatgagtatacataatatttgactagataaagatactagtattcagcttaaagtgaaatttaaaggcttaactcggttaattaggcaagttaggataattccaatagtcattgtataacaatggtttgttctgtagacaatttaaaaaaatatacagttaggtccataaatatttggacatccacacaattctaacatttttgactCTATACAACAACAcgattaatttaaaatgaaacaaacaagatatgttttaactgcagactgtcagctttaatttgagagtatttacatccaaatcaggtgaatgcttTAGGAATTACaaaagtttgcatatgtgcctcccacttgttaagggtccaaaagtaattggatggaataataatcataaatcgaactttcactttttaacacttggttgcaaatcctttgcagtcaattacagcttGAAGTCTGGAAGGCACAGACATCACCAGATGCTAgatttcattcctggtggtgctctgccaggcctctacagcaactgtctttagttcctgcttgttcttgagGCATTTTCCCTTtggttttgtcttcagcaagtgaaatgcaaactcaatcggattcaggtcaggtgattgacttggccattgcttAACATTcccttctttcccttcaaaaactctttggttgcttttgcagtatgctttaggtcattctccatctgcactctGAAGCACCGTCCAATAAgctctgaagcatttggcttaatatgagcaggaAGTATTGCCTGAAACATTTCAGAATCCTACTGCtattgtcagcagtcacatcatcaataaatacaagaaaaccagttccattgacagccatacatgcacACATCATGTCTCTACTACCAccatcatgagcagttcctttccttctccatactcttttttttttcccatcactCTCGTACAAGTTGATCTTGTGGTCCATAGGACATTGTCAAGTAATTTCCTATATAAGAAAAAGGGCTCACAGTGGCTTATTCTACCGCAACCAATTACATTTTTCTTTAGGATATTCGGcgtcagtttatcaggaagtgaccatTTTATTTTCTTCGACTCTTcgatttttggatggaaacatgtcTGCAGCATTTAGGCAGACTTTAAATCAAATCACCTGCTAAATTAATGCATTTATACATgtcttatataataaatgttaatgtttCTCTGTTTTTGTGAGGATTCTTCTAATATTGAAAAATTCTGATTAAGATGTATGTTAGATATTATCTTAGTAATAATGCTGTGAGGTCTGTTGTGTTTGGTGTTTTTGCAGGTTTGCTCATTCTGCAACAGGGTTGGTGCCACTTTGGGATGTTTCTTCAAAGATTGCCCTCAAAAATACCACTTCCCCTGTGCCCTGCAGTCAGGTAAAGAACAGCAGGTTACCTGGTTAGtggttagtctctttattcatcaggggttgccacagtggaatgaaccaccaacttatccaacatatgttttacgcagcggatgcccttccacctgcaacccaacactgggaaacacccatacacttgcatttacacatacactatggccagtttagcttattcaattcacctaaagcgcatgtctttggactgtggaggaaaccggagcacccggaggaaacccgcaccAGCaaggggataacatgcaaactccacgcagaaatgccaactgacccagccgaggctcgaaccagttcgaggcgatcgtgctacccactttgATGCCCTGAACATTTTACGTAAAAGAGAAATGCCTCCAAAATGTCATTATTGTCTTTATAACATcctaaatgtacaaaataattttGCAGTtcactatttttaatgttatcaggcaacagttttaatctggAGAGACTTTCAGAGAATTATTTTGaaatgaaattttaatttaatttaaatatttaaatttttttaaatgttttatgaaactgtttgatattttatgtattatttatttgtgttgaggtctttttatttgtataaaccATCTTATCATAGTGAAGTGTTTGCAAAATGTATCCATTTTGCCAGGAAAGAGCCAATGAAGCTTTGAAGCTAAGCAGTCAAACTCAAGTTCATAGAGGACATATAAACAATACAGTATCATTTTCCATAAAATTGCACTTTTGACTGAATGTTTTCAGGCC from Danio aesculapii chromosome 3, fDanAes4.1, whole genome shotgun sequence harbors:
- the si:ch211-165g14.1 gene encoding uncharacterized protein si:ch211-165g14.1, which gives rise to MDPHDQADVMHLQDPRSSALDLSVGCRHTNPMEALDLVKKPSWCGLTSGSRSINLSESCYIKQTSPHHPEPGEKFHGTPAHDSYSIPLPLINGLPSVAQILSQCSSIDQGFTDYHEEEEEEEEEEEEVLTQTKQCHKNAESVLENSILGGRIAHVVLEKHPQDIGSDTVFTKGSSFLPQDSSAAANTLHSTSSSTEQTAIETLASECTKTSTESTSIDSDSDVIEVPVSNSRCTTRPNLRPRPTSVIVSDTSGRTLRSSRLKQQVDADHQTNCSPKNVNSVYTMDEAVFETADRRVGSESKSLLSWMESVLIPISPEDSEQDTNSSFPKNFPSTSDAENSSVLRSPETRRSSSSTPSHQVNTPPSKSRKRAKPRPKPRPKPRPKPKKQPKRATPGAKTTKKRRRRKPQPSGPSSMFSPKEPEIKLKFANQKNEKKEARIAAQCFVPYIRMEFSSCTIVNFREEEVVSKKGSQPADSGVIPKTSCLQLGRIGSDARLQEMRFCCLCGRTGNVEGLGDLHGPYHRSGVQPVCKVDSSPPLASKQEPDCSDVDSLYSLEDGASQAKRQRKENGSESLEDSGAPGEHWIHEDCSIWTAGVFLVKGKLYGLEEAIRLAHGTVCSFCNRVGATLGCFFKDCPQKYHFPCALQSGSALNEENFTMRCSKHKNKVSRMSVSRLKNR